The region AGTCGTTTATataccaaaaataattttcaatttatcgaCGGTAAAAACGTTGAGCGGTGTGCACTATTCTATTCGAGATATGAAAACCGTATACGTTGGTGCTGACTGCAAAgataagatttttgttgaactgAAACGTATCATGTgtgcaaaataaacaaactgaGGAAAAGTACCAATGATGCAACAGATTGATCACCACACTAATTATGCTCTTATTAACACGGATATCGGAAGATGAAGGTGGAACATTAGCGATTTGTTTAAGCATTAGTCAAATGTTCACATTCGTAAGTTATTGATGACGATGGTGTATCTTTCGTATCAGAATGGGAAACAACCTTTCATTCTCAAGAAACATTCGAAACCAAAACGGTTCCAAAAATACGTCTACAcacgattttttcttctttttcttaaccttttagaaacggcaaccttatcacaacaaaataattaaatctactacttcgttgTGTAGGGTTATCTTCCTAGTGTATTTGATgcagaatctattacttcaatatttttacacATTCCGATATATAAGTGGACACTAGCTAGCgcttatcaattttatttatgtcgtTGTCGAAAGCTGATTACTAAAAAGGTAAGATTCATATTCTCCTCGCCATATTCATCATTCGcaaaaaaattagtaaaatttGGAGAACTTGAACGTCCGTTAATTTTGCAGATATTTTGCAATATCTCTGATTAATTGATCTTGAAATATTGCAATGAAAAGGCCAAttctatttttgtttataattttatttcagtcTATATACTTTTTACACAGTTTAACTAAAATCGAATCAAAGTCTAACATACCAATGGACTAAAGGGAGTAATTCCGACTatgaaaattaacatttttatttctttatttccATAGTTTTATTTATCTAACGAAAGAGATGAAACCAAATGTGGAATATTGTCCATATAATTTTTCTCAATTAACGTCTCTAAAAGTACACAAATGGGCTTTGATATGAATGGTCGACACTAGCAATTTGTTTGCTATtatctttttcttcttttttgcaTTACATCAATCTTCCACTTACGACCGGTAGGATGCCAAAATAAATTGTCTAAACTTAAATTGCAAAACTAGGGACTTGGGTAAAAACTTAGTCTGTAGTTGAATAAATAGTGAAAGTTCGTTTTAAGAGCTTCTGcggtttcaatttcaattaattttttagttttaagtttttaagTAGTGAAGTAATGTAATCAAGAGTCATTGcaaaactttaagaaactattttgactatgcatctgattttattttatttgattatgTGGTTAGTTAGTTTACTTTATTTCGGTTTGCGGATGAGTACAAATgtatttcgttttcatttagattataattttctttatttaacgttatttgctaaaatttctTATTATCATTTCGTTTATAAGTTTTTAGTTTCTGTTCGGTTctatttaaatggaaaagcaatacaaattacagaaattcggaattgATTATAGATTGTTTTTACATTATATTTTAAACGCACGTTGTTCGATAAATAATTTAGGGACTGTGCTAGTTATTCTGGTATTATCAGACTGTGGTAaattagattttgttttaaacattCATGGaccgataaatattttttttaaacaaaaataaaaaggaaatattAGTCGGTTTGGTACTTCCACTTCAAGTTACATTGACAATTTATACGCTGCAAGAGGCGGATAGCCGAATGATATGTTTAAATGAAATCTTCTGACAATGAGGTTCCATAATTTATGTGATTCGTTGCAGGTCTGTAAGTGTCTAATTACTTCAGATAGACgtggaattttttgtctttaaaatcttcagaaattaaaaaaggaCGCTTGAAacctcaaaatttttgaaaaaatcctttgaaattccagagcaaattattttatgtttggGGACATCACTAGCAAAACTGTCTTTTAGTAAAATAATACTTGTCTAGGGAATTCCGCAATTCTCCGCCCCTCGTAGTCACATTATATTCCGATCTTCTCTTTCCTTCTTTATCTAACTTCTCATTTCAAAACATCCATTCATTTTCAAGTGGGACTGTGCAAGATCCGTAACTTGATAATTAATTACATTGTAATCAGAAACATTAAATTCGTTATACAACACTTACAATAATCATTTTTGGTATTTACGATGTGCAAATACGTTTATCAACAATTAATAATTCCCATCCGCTACCCATATTTAACATTCAAGGCATTACATTGACCAATTCTACATTTCGACCAATTATGTTTGATTGAACTGGTCCCTGCTCAATATgattcaaaagaattttaacaAACTGAAAACAGTTTTGTCACTCCTACaaactttcatttcattcaggGACTTCTCAATAAATTCTTCACCATCCTCAACGACAATCTTATCACGGAATAATCACTGCAACTGTTACTTTCATCAGAAGTTCTTCAAACTTTAGATAAAATCATTATCGCTCTTATGATAATTCTGTACGTAGTACAGTGCGTCATACCAATGGTATTCTtcagtttgtttattttgcacACAAGCACTCATATGACACTGTTGActtgaacaaaaattattatctttGCCGTCAGCATCAACATACTGTTTCCATATCTTTCGAATAGAAGTAATGCACATGCACACATTGCAACGTTCCCGGAGTCAATAGCTGGAATCTGGCTTTAGTAATTAAACGATAACGATCACAAAAGTTGTCCTTAGTGTACTGCTGTACGTACATCAACTTGTGTATTCCTTTAAACTCATAAgataaaaacgaaagaaataaaatcataatgACTTGCAAATGTTGTGGAACAAGTGAGTACATTTTCACTGAAACGATTTATTGAATAATATCCATTCAGAACCTAACTTTGCATTAATCTATTTGAAACAGATTGTCAATGCAATTGTGGAACTAGCTGTAAATGCAAGTGTGATCCTGATTGTAAGTGTGACGCCCAACGCAGTAAATGTTTGAGCAAGTCACAAGATCATTGAAAAGAAGGATGTTGCAAGTGAAGAGATGACTCAAGAAAATGCGTTTACGATTGTTGATGGAATCACTTTGTTACACAAAACTTTACgaacaaataaattcatttggtCAGTTCAACTTCTTTCAACTTTTTAGTTTCGATATGTTTGTTccaataaatttactttttattctATAAATCTTCTCTCTGTCGATGAAAGATTGTTGATAAACTATTGAAACATCCGTAAATATAACACTTATTGTTTTACACAATTTCTCCTATATCAAGGCCTTAAGCTTAGCAATACCAGTTGTGGttgaatacaaaatctatttgtGTTAAATgcttacattttcaataatatcTCAAAGTAATTTACCCTTTCAGAAGCCACAAGCGTTAACACGACACAGTCATTAATTCTGTTAAATATTTCTTCTGATCAAAGTATCGCGTCGTgttgaatacaaaattttttgcaataCAAGAGGACATTAGCTAAaagctcatcgcttattttatGTCGTGGTCGAtagccgtttctgaaaggttaattTAGTAAAGCTTCATTTGATGAGCACGGTCCTATATATGAAGCATTGTTCGAAGCTATGATCGACTCTGGTGGTGAAAGCTGTAATAAATCGAAAGTCTTTGTTAGACATGTTCCATAGTTAGATTAAAAAGTTGTCGAAAAACTACAGAGGACACAActcattcaacaaaatttccatgaaTACCTCTAGTGTTTCATCAACAGACGGTAGTAATTCATCAGTTGAATTCGGTGTAATTGGGCTGGGAGATGATAAAGCATTTTTCGATATGACACCGTGCAGTAATGGATCACTGATCATAATATGCGGTTTCATTTGCTGTtgatgttgctgttgttgaaGCCTAGCTAAACGTAATTTCATATCTTGTCGGAGCTCTTTTTGTTGTAATTCTTTTTCGATGCGAATCATGCTATAGCTTTTGATTGACGAACTTGTGCTATGAACAGATGCTAGAGATGGTCTTCGTGAAcctaaaatacacaaaaagtTTATTACAAATTGTCGTCGGTGCATTCGTTTCCGTATCTTCCTTTCTCTAACCATTGTCTATCTACATTACATTATTGTCTTGAATAAAATGCAAGCTTTGAAGCTGTATGTACAAAGGGTAACATAAAAAGCGTATTATAATTATGAAAGGGTTCTgcataattaaaaaaagaagagaaagtAAGTTCTTGTTTAAATTGCAACCTTTTTCTACTCTGCCGAATGTAAATTTACAAAAGTGTGGAAAGTATCTATGCTTATGTGCAAAAGTTTAATTATTCCATTTCTTTGCTGTTCAGCTGATAGCGGTAAAAATATGGATATTTATTTGCAatcttttcattgaaaatgtttcaaatggaATGAATTGGTAGTAAGAGGGAAAATGAGTGAATAAAAAGCATCAGAAGACTTGCGAGAACAGTTTTCCAAGGACCAAAacttttgattgatttttatatgctTGATAGCTGGcattcgataattttgaatagTATGCATGATATATTGTTTGCTGAAATAAAATCATGCTCAACTTTAATATAGATTGGTCGATTGTAAGTGTATAATAAAATGTGAGATGGGTATATATATACATCATGTAAATTGAATGTTGCTCATATAATGTGCATGAAACTTTCAACAACCCATTATGAAATTAACATTATAAGGAGGAATTATTTAACTGTCGTCACAAATGAGCTTTTCGGATTATATGCTTTGaatttagttttcaatgaaagaAATGGTTAAACAAAAACGGTTAATCACCGACTGTAAAATTTCTCACTGTTAATAAATGTATGTGAAAAAAGAGATTTGAATGAaagtttttacatttattttgaagagACTCTTAGAAATTTGCTCAAAAGGCATTTGGTATTTAATcgttaaacttaaattttccgCACATTAATCATACGAGGTTTATTCTTGACATTAGTATGGAAAATGAACTGTTTTCAAGAGGTTCATCACTAGAGAACAATACAATGAATATAATTAGCTGCTAAACTATACTTAAGATaagtttttgctttgtttcCATTGTTCTATTCGTTCCACATTTATTTTTCCCTAGGAAGCGTCCCTTTTCTATTTCGTCTCTTCCACACGAACGGTGACTCTTGTGTATCTTCTGTCGATAAAATATGGAGCGTGTGGAACAGATAAAACTGTAGATGTAGAACGGTatggaattaaaaaattaatttgagttttttttgcaacactgtaatataaacaacaaaaacttttatgtACCCTAGCCATGGGTAAGAAATCTTATGTAGCAGCCTAGCAATGCTAGCaaaactttttcgatttttcaacttttgggATAAGACTTTTTATTGTTCGGCATTTGAGGTAATATTAAAATTGTCAATCATCGTGCAAGCCCGACTGGCCATactggaaatgaaaatttcaatttcgcaAAAGCCTCCAATTTTTGGTCGATGTATTTATTtatgcctccaaatattttctatgccAATACCTAAATATACCTAAATTCTTGTTGAAGTCATTGATGAGCAATGGGAACATTCAGTATCAACGTTGCATTTCGtcggattttctttttttgcaaaGCGTTTTCGACCCTTCTTCCACGCGTAGAGATTCCTCTCTTTCCATAGTATATCAAATCTGAtataatttcagataatgtGTTGCGCGTTAAAAGTATTCAATGAaggtttttaatgaaatatacAGATGAAAGTTAACCTATGGCAatgttgaacaaaaataaagccCTTTCACGTAATTGTCCATTTTAACACTCCGTATCGGTTGAAATGATCatgaaaacaaattataaCAAGGGCTCACGGAGTGTAAAACAGCCGGAAAACGTGAAAAACACAATTGATTTATTGTTAGCTTTAGCTTGAGCACAGAAAACAGCTTGAAGCTTTTTTTAGTTCAAATAGGATTTCCGAATCACAAATAATCACGGAGCTCAGAACTTTGCTTCAGCTTATACAGAAATCACGCTGTTTTAGCTATTTGCAGCATTCATCAGCATGCCTTTTCTATCGCAAGCCAAAAGCAGATAATGATAGtggaaaaaatgtgaaattaagAAAgctcacaaaaatattgaagaatTCGGGGAACGAATTAGGGGCTTCGGCGACCCAAATCAATTCACAACGAATTCCGAAGTGATATAATGAGagcttgaaaatttattggtagaaatataaatgtttgatgaaaatgtgtgaagtaaagagaaaacaattttataaaaaattctttttaccattaaaatattttattaataaaaaatgtctATAATTGTACCGCCATATTGCTCAATATGTGTTTGCGCCATCTCTGGTGTATTAAATGtgttttaaattgttcatttAGTTTCAGATTTTTGTTATAGATAAAGACATGAATTTAGAAAGAAGACGTTTTGATGAATTCGTTTAATGGACGGATAGGatagtaaaatttaaattttaaattttatttagatgAATGTCTTATATTTAGTAATGATATCTATGAAACGGTTAACACAACATTGGTCGAAACAACGAAACAACAGCAAAACTTGTATatataaaagtaaatttctgTTCTTTCTACAAACAGATTCACTTACAACACACAAGACTCACGATTTCATTCCAAATGATacgaaaaaatggaaacaaagaaaaatataatcaaCTTAATTATCAAAAGAGCTACTATAGACAGGACGGGATCATAGgttataattcaatttataaaataaaatttgcaagTCAAATTAGAAAATAGCGCCGAAGTGAGTAGCACTTATTGTGTTTCCtcttcccattttttttttattcagatGACTTATATTCCTAGTTCCTTTGGAAGTTAGTTTTTTGAAGGAACAGTGAAAACGGTAACCAAGTTTATATTTAACCGAAACCGTTTTGTATTGTCtcgttggttttgttttcctGCAACAATAATTAGAGTTCACCAAGAAGATGAAGTACTTCATCCAAAGCCTTTCACAGACAGCAAACTTGAACAATTAGGCCAACAATCGAATCTATTGCTTAGAGTCATATAAGCATTTTCGGCAGAccaaaatgaaatcttttacttcatttgttttaacatgcaaTTTATTATATGAGCCAATGTCAGCTCAGTTCGCGATTTGATATTATAGAGAATAGTGAATTTATTCTTGGggtaaaaacgaaaatattgcgTAACAGACCAATTTGTTTTATGTCTAGTTTTTCttgtaaccaaaaaaatagaaaaaaaacgaaaaaacgaaaaaataaaaaaaaaacatcaatttgacATCGAACAAAAACCCAAAAATAAATCCATTTTTACCGCCACTTTTGGTACATCACTAGCGGGCGTTGGTACCGCTCCCAATTCCCAGCATCCGTTATCTAAACTATTATAATCATCATCGTGACTCTCATTTCCATTCAATCCCAATTTTCTCATTAATCCTTTACTATTCACCGTCGGTAACTCTAAATGGagtaattgtttttgttgtttcaattGCTTCTGCAAATGTTTGGTCATATTATCGTCCGATCCATTAGTTTTGTTGAGAGCAGAAATGTGACACGATATAAGCAATATGGCAGCCGATCTAGCCGCACCTGATCGAGACGTCGAAACGAGAATTCCTTTCGAACCAGACTGTGGAGCACTTGATGGACGTCGATTTGTATACGAACCGATAGAATTGCTCGATCTTAAACTGCTACGTGATGATGGTCTTGCCGAGTGTACTGTATTCAATTGTTAATGTTAATTtggaatttggaatttttcaaaaatatatcggACCAATGAAATTCGATAATAAAGTGGAGCTTACTGAGTGGAGTCTTGGGTTAAAATGGTTATTTTTCTCACTTAAGAGTATGACTAATtccatttattataaaattttgattggcaATATTGGGGAAGATTAAAACAGATCATCGTCAATTTACCTGTGTCTGTTGAGTACATTATCGGTGGCGGCATATTTGCATCACCATAGTTTCGATGTCGTGGATATTTAGTTTTACTAAACAAATGTAAAACCATACATATAAGGCCTGCTAAAACAGCTATCCCCGTTGATACACCCAACAAAGTCGGAAGATCCGAAGTGAGCACAGAGAGATCTGTAAATGGAAGTACTCAAACAACATCAACTCGAAATTTCGAAGGCTTGCGACCTCTACCTTGTGTACAAAAAACACGCTTTGAAGGCTTTGTATAAGTTACCGAATGATAGCCGGGTAAGCACGAGCAGAGAGCATTGTGCTTGACTTGAACACAGAGGCTATTTGCATCGTTGTACGTACATGTTTGATGCCACCAGCACTGTTCTCCCAATTTTTTCGCTAGATTTTTGGTattaatgaaatcaatcaGACATCAATAAATCATATATTCTTACGCATTGCACATCCTTTCGTCAATCCAAGTTTTACCGGATAGTTACGTTCACAGCCACATAATTTAGTCGTTTCGTCGCAATGTACGTGAAGCAGATTTGAGTTGCAAGATTCGTCACATGGTGCTCCAATATACATTCCTTTGGCTGaagagaagatttttttttagtatttagTGTATCCACTAAAGGATATTATAGCATGTAAAGAATAGACGGTAGTCTTTTAGACTGAAGACTATACAGTAGCGTtactttgaattaaatttccttaaaaACGGAGGGCCTGAAGGGCTCTTTGCatgtttacatgaaaaaattgaagcaaTGAGgccttttcatattttgttggCTCTACCAGCTGCATCAAGTATacaaattcaagaattttctaCACGATGCGTGCCTGCTCACAAACTAGAGCAGATTATCATAAGTGTCATCAACTTTctcattgaaatttaaagttaaagaattttgttaaaaagtatttttcaaaGCTTTGCTTCTTTATACGCTAACTTTATACgtttaatatatattacctAACTCAATTTCATAttccgcgtatgcgataaaatatAATCATCTGGGTGAATGTTATTTCAATTGAACTGAAACTGATACCACAAAATATTGACTCATCTTTCATCAGTAATTGTTTACATATTCAGATAAAACAAGATCGTAATGCGTAGGAGGGCATTGTGTcgtatcaattttcttctgtttgtttattttgcacACATTGACTATtgatatcaacaaaaaatgattatcTTTGCCGACAGCACCAACATACTTTTTCCATATATCTTCGAATAGAATGGTGCACACCGCTCAACGTTTTTGCCGtcgataattgaaaattaattttagtaTATAAATGACAGCGATTGTAAAAGTTGTCATTAATCAAACAGAGCTTCTGTTGtacggaaataaattttcttatcccttcgaattttcaataaataaaaaagaacaatTAACATCACAATGACTCGCAAAGGTTGTGGAACAAGTGAGTATATTAACATTGagataaatttgatgaaaaataatcaatcAACCATTCATTAACTAATTTTGtattaatcaattaaaatatagATTGTCTATGCTGTCAATGCAACTGTGGAACTGCCTGTAAATGTGATGAGCAATGTAAGTGTGGAGCAGGATGTAAATGCAATGGTCAATGTAAGTGTGGAGCAGGATGTAAATGCGATGGTGAGTCCAAGTGTGGAGCAGGATGTAAATGCGATGGTCAATGCAAATGTGGAACCAGTTGCAAGTGTggagcaggttgtaaatgcaATGGTCAATGTAAGTGTGGAGCAGGATGTAAATGCGATGGTGAGTCCAAGTGTGGAGCAGGATGTAAATGCGATGGTCAATGCAAGTGTGGAGCAGGATGCAAATGCGATGGTCAATGCAAATGTGGAACCAGTTGCAAGTGTggagcaggttgtaaatgcgATGGTCAATGTAAGTGTGGAGCAGGATGTAAATGCGATGGTGAGTCCAAGTGTGGAGCAGGATGTAATTGCGATGGTCAATGCAAGTGTGGAGCAGGATGCAAATGCGATGGTCAATGCAAATGTGGAACCAGTTGCAAGTGTggagcaggttgtaaatgcaATGGTCAATGTAAGTGTGGAGCAGGATGTAAATGCGATGGTGAGTCCAAGTGTGGAGCAGGATGTAATTGCGATGGTCAATGCAAGTGTGGAGCAGGATGCAAATGCGATGGTCAATGCAAATGTGGAACCAGTTGCAAGTGtgtagcaggttgtaaatgcgATGAACAATGCAAATGTGGAGCGGGATGTAAATGCGATGGTCAATGTAAGTGTGGAGCAGGATGTAATTGTGATGGTCAATGCAAGTGTGGAGCAGTATGCAAATGCGATGGTCAATGTAAGTGTGGAGCAGGATGTAATTGTGATGGTCAATGCAAGTGTGGAGCAGTATGCAAATGCGATGGTCAATGTAAGTGTGGAGCAGGATGTAAATGCGTTGGTCAATGCAAGTGTggagcaggttgtaaatgcgATGGTCAATGCAAGTGTGGAGCAGGATGTAAGTGCGATGCCTAATCAAACTGTACACTGAAGTCACAAAGTAATAGAAAAGAGGCATGTTGGAAGTGTAGAGAAGGCTGAAGGAAATTCTTTATGATTGTTGATGGACTgattttgtaaaacaaaactttttgaataaataaataaattctatcaaaaattcattgactTCATTAGAAAAGGATGTCACTTCCTCCCTATTGTGCTTCTCCAGTATACTACAGTTACTGTAGCactatttcaattctctacATCATTGCTGAACTGtgtccaaaatttgtttttcacttTGATTTATGGACTTTATAACCTTTGAGATCAGTATCTTCCTAGGTGACAGAGGTGACAAGCTAAATTAACTTTCTTTcttatataaatgaaaaagtcTAAAGAGCAATGGGTATACATCAAGGTGTTATCCGTCTTTGAAAGATTGTACATCATTCTGGAAGTTatttaaagattttgcatTTGAAGACTTACCAGATTTATTCGATATTAACAATTGATATTCGTCTATTTCTTCATCGTCATATTCCTCTTCATCAGCTGCTGCCAGAAGATGTGCAGTTTCGCCATCGAAACGATTTACTTTCTTTTCCACAATTTGAGCGCTCGACTTAAGACTAGTATcagccgcaattaatttacaattaattaaataacaaCAAAGCACTATGAACAGCACATAATCGAATCCCTTTCTGTAATAGCAACAACAATAGTGACGATGATGACGACGACGGTGACAATGTCTTCCAGATAAAATTGATAGTTTACGACACCTTGTCAATGTCGATATTACGTAGCAAAATCTATGCACGACACTGTTCCAATTCCAGTCCGGATATGTAACGGGTGTTATCATCTTTgccatttcaataaatattttatctggTGATGTGATGAAACGACCATTAATGAGCTATTAGACCATACATTAGCTAACATTACAGGATTGACACTTTATTAATGTGATAAGTGTGTGTTGTGGTTGTATACATTCAAGACATGGTGCAGATTAGAAtatgaatttttcgatttaacaCATAGAGTAATTGATTCGAATTACTGAAGAAGATAGTCCGCTCCAATTAAAATCAACTATTTAAAGTCATTATGCAAAACAAACTTTTGATAAATTCGTTTTACCGATCGCAATATCTCACATTCGATTCTCTCGATTAGTGCACACATTGCTgcaaaaattcagttttcgaTTTGTCTGTTTCACGACTGCTTAATGTATAAATGTTTCCTACACATAACAACCAATTAATGTTAACACATAATCCAACATCAATATGAACCCGTCAAGCCGATTGAAATGGATTCATATTTTCTTAAGTGGCACACATGAAGGAGCACACCTCACGCTAAAACTGTAATACAGGTATACATATGACGATActtatatacacaaaaaaagtttccttTTAAAAACACTTGACCACACGAATCTTACATATaacgtttcattttgttgtcgatacacgaaaaaagattatttagaaaatttgcatttcGCTTAAACAGTTTACCTAGTTAGTGGTTACCGTAAAAGCTCTTAATTATTATTCGTCTTAATTGTATCGACAATCACAACACTTAAAGTTTATGGATTAGATTCTTATTAATGTTTTCCCTGTATTTAATTAAAcgattcacaaatattcaagCATTACATAGTAATATCAGCGTAACACCGTTGCAAAAATTGCGGCCATTTAGAAAATAATCCGTGTGTTCCAGTTATGCACGTCATGCGAAAAATATCCAAAGCACAACATAGATGAGAAAAATCGAAGCTTTTTTTTAGATGGCAAGCATTATAATGTTACAGGCTTGTTTTCGTGCTGATTATGTAGAAATTATGAGTTTTATTTGAAGGAACTTAAGAGAAAAAACCAGATAGATTTTGCGTTAGTGTTTTTTCCAGTTAGGTGAACActttttctattgaaaatagGAATGGGGTTTACTGATTtcccataaaatattttgaaaagattatgttgaaaagaaatttgtgcTCTAGTGTAGATTTCGTACTGACACCGACTCTCTGATTTTGATATATAGCagataaaaaatttcgtttttcgcGCATGAACACTAAATGGGGTTGTTCATATCATGAACTTCACGAGTGGGTTTGTTTGCCAAAGTTGTAATACCAACATTACAACATTTCAGCCTTCTGAATATGACCACAACGAACTATTGCTTTAaacttttaacatttattcGTGATTGTGTTAATCTCATCGCAGGTGTTTATGGTTAGGCGCTCTAAGATCTTTTCTACTATGATAACTGTGGACTGACGAATATTCAGATGGTTATACATTTGAACCGGTGGGTGACGGAGCtttattacttcatttgttcttaTTCAATCCGAGAAAAAAAGTCAGATAGTTACTTGTT is a window of Bradysia coprophila strain Holo2 unplaced genomic scaffold, BU_Bcop_v1 contig_350, whole genome shotgun sequence DNA encoding:
- the LOC119080907 gene encoding multiple epidermal growth factor-like domains protein 6 isoform X3, which codes for MTRKGCGTNCLCCQCNCGTACKCDEQCKCGAGCKCNGQCKCGAGCKCDGESKCGAGCKCDGQCKCGAGCKCDGESKCGAGCKCDGQCKCGAGCKCDGQCKCGTSCKCGAGCKCDGQCKCGAGCKCDGESKCGAGCNCDGQCKCGAGCKCDGQCKCGAGCKCDGESKCGAGCNCDGQCKCGAGCKCDGQCKCGTSCKCVAGCKCDEQCKCGAGCKCDGQCKCGAGCNCDGQCKCGAVCKCDGQCKCGAGCNCDGQCKCGAVCKCDGQCKCGAGCKCVGQCKCGAGCKCDGQCKCGAGCKCDA
- the LOC119080907 gene encoding chorion class high-cysteine HCB protein 13-like isoform X6 encodes the protein MTRKGCGTNCLCCQCNCGTACKCDEQCKCGAGCKCNGQCKCGAGCKCDGESKCGAGCKCDGQCKCGAGCKCDGESKCGAGCKCDGQCKCGAGCKCDGQCKCGTSCKCGAGCKCDGQCKCGAGCKCDGESKCGAGCNCDGQCKCGAGCKCDGQCKCGTSCKCGAGCKCNGQCKCGAGCKCDGESKCGAGCNCDGQCKCGAGCKCDGQCKCGAGCNCDGQCKCGAVCKCDGQCKCGAGCNCDGQCKCGAVCKCDGQCKCGAGCKCVGQCKCGAGCKCDGQCKCGAGCKCDA
- the LOC119080907 gene encoding keratin-associated protein 5-1-like isoform X7 — translated: MTRKGCGTNCLCCQCNCGTACKCDEQCKCGAGCKCNGQCKCGAGCKCDGESKCGAGCKCDGQCKCGAGCKCDGESKCGAGCKCDGQCKCGAGCKCDGQCKCGTSCKCGAGCKCDGQCKCGAGCKCDGESKCGAGCNCDGQCKCGAGCKCDGQCKCGAGCNCDGQCKCGAGCKCDGQCKCGTSCKCVAGCKCDEQCKCGAGCKCDGQCKCGAGCNCDGQCKCGAVCKCDGQCKCGAGCNCDGQCKCGAVCKCDGQCKCGAGCKCVGQCKCGAGCKCDGQCKCGAGCKCDA
- the LOC119080907 gene encoding keratin-associated protein 5-1-like isoform X2, which translates into the protein MTRKGCGTNCLCCQCNCGTACKCDEQCKCGAGCKCNGQCKCGAGCKCDGESKCGAGCKCDGQCKCGAGCKCDGQCKCGAGCKCDGQCKCGTSCKCGAGCKCDGQCKCGAGCKCDGESKCGAGCNCDGQCKCGAGCKCDGQCKCGTSCKCGAGCKCNGQCKCGAGCKCDGESKCGAGCNCDGQCKCGAGCKCDGQCKCGTSCKCVAGCKCDEQCKCGAGCKCDGQCKCGAGCNCDGQCKCGAVCKCDGQCKCGAGCNCDGQCKCGAVCKCDGQCKCGAGCKCVGQCKCGAGCKCDGQCKCGAGCKCDA
- the LOC119080907 gene encoding chorion class high-cysteine HCB protein 13-like isoform X11, translating into MTRKGCGTNCLCCQCNCGTACKCDEQCKCGAGCKCNGQCKCGAGCKCDGESKCGAGCKCDGQCKCGAGCKCDGESKCGAGCKCDGQCKCGAGCKCDGQCKCGTSCKCGAGCKCDGQCKCGAGCKCDGESKCGAGCNCDGQCKCGAGCKCDGQCKCGAGCNCDGQCKCGAGCKCDGQCKCGAGCNCDGQCKCGAVCKCDGQCKCGAGCNCDGQCKCGAVCKCDGQCKCGAGCKCVGQCKCGAGCKCDGQCKCGAGCKCDA
- the LOC119080907 gene encoding chorion class high-cysteine HCB protein 13-like isoform X8, yielding MTRKGCGTNCLCCQCNCGTACKCDEQCKCGAGCKCNGQCKCGAGCKCDGESKCGAGCKCDGQCKCGAGCKCDGESKCGAGCKCDGQCKCGAGCKCDGQCKCGAGCNCDGQCKCGAGCKCDGQCKCGTSCKCGAGCKCNGQCKCGAGCKCDGESKCGAGCNCDGQCKCGAGCKCDGQCKCGTSCKCVAGCKCDEQCKCGAGCKCDGQCKCGAGCNCDGQCKCGAVCKCDGQCKCGAGCNCDGQCKCGAVCKCDGQCKCGAGCKCVGQCKCGAGCKCDGQCKCGAGCKCDA
- the LOC119080907 gene encoding keratin-associated protein 5-1-like isoform X5 — encoded protein: MTRKGCGTNCLCCQCNCGTACKCDEQCKCGAGCKCNGQCKCGAGCKCDGESKCGAGCKCDGQCKCGAGCKCDGQCKCGTSCKCGAGCKCDGQCKCGAGCKCDGESKCGAGCNCDGQCKCGAGCKCDGQCKCGTSCKCGAGCKCNGQCKCGAGCKCDGESKCGAGCNCDGQCKCGAGCKCDGQCKCGTSCKCVAGCKCDEQCKCGAGCKCDGQCKCGAGCNCDGQCKCGAVCKCDGQCKCGAGCNCDGQCKCGAVCKCDGQCKCGAGCKCVGQCKCGAGCKCDGQCKCGAGCKCDA